A window of Asterias rubens chromosome 22, eAstRub1.3, whole genome shotgun sequence contains these coding sequences:
- the LOC117305257 gene encoding CD63 antigen-like yields the protein MASGIDKRYKGVTRAKCCAHFFNLVLMIIASAAIGVSVWIFITIWQHPAREGALHIVGIFYYVCNIVPAGVGIIVLLIAFIGVCGLCSMHRCTLLWYFSLIIVAFVLTIGGGIFNFIFYFQLQGNIASSLLTNVKEEYGLYGFEELTKSIDSVQIQFECCGSLSYTEWITSEWHRIEGLSHFRDRDVPTIPPSCCTMTSNNMNAPMPMNLSLCSDRDLTTYPNKYMHSQNCSELLYKWLELFTKILAIACAALFLAELMTVVALAVLFRRLGPVRYEEKKLMNRLQGDPDWEKRHKRRR from the exons ATGGCATCCGGGATCGATAAGCGATATAAAGGTGTCACTCGTGCAAAGTGCTGCGCCCATTTCTTCAACCTCGTACTCATG ATCATTGCTTCAGCTGCTATCGGGGTCAGCGTTTGGATCTTTATCACAATCTGGCAACACCCAgccagagagggcgctcttcacatTGTCGGCATATTCTACTACGTGTGTAACATTGTGCCAGCAGGAGTGGGCATCATCGTACTGTTGATTGCTTTTATTGGCGTGTGTGGACTGTGTTCCATGCACAGATGTACCCTACTGTGG TATTTCAGTCTCATCATCGTGGCGTTTGTTCTCACAATTGGAGGCGGTATTTtcaatttcatattttattttcag CTGCAGGGAAATATTGCCAGTAGTCTTCTGACGAATGTTAAGGAGGAGTATGGATTGTACGGGTTTGAAGAACTGACCAAAAGCATCGATTCCGTTCAGATTCAG tttgagTGTTGTGGAAGCCTGTCATACACAGAGTGGATAACAAGCGAATGGCATCGTATTGAAGGGTTGTCACATTTTAGGGACAGGGACGTCCCGACCATTCCACCGTCCTGCTGTACGATGACGTCCAATAACATGAACGCGCCGATGCCAATGAACTTAAGTCTTTGCTCGGACCGTGATTTGACGACCTATCCCAATAAGTACATGCATAGTCAG AACTGCAGCGAGTTGTTATACAAGTGGTTGGAACTCTTCACAAAAATACTTGCTATTGCTTGTGCTGCTCTGTTTTTAGCGGAG ttgatGACAGTCGTGGCTTTAGCTGTGCTCTTTCGGCGTCTTGGACCCGTCCGTTATGAAGAGAAGAAATTGATGAACCGATTACAAGGGGATCCTGACTGGGAGAAAAGACACAAGAGGAGGCGGTGA